In a single window of the Terriglobus roseus genome:
- a CDS encoding TonB-dependent receptor, whose amino-acid sequence MMQNKMMRSLALAAVLASAASTVALAQSAVDGAVGGTVHDATGAIVPNAQITVTNNGTNASQTVKTDDQGYFRALHLQPGSYTIETSAPGFGAYKSTAVVVQVGLLTNVDPSLSAAGTTTEVTVTSEIPAINTTSPDFNTVIDSQILGNLPVNNYRWSSYAALTPGVVANSDGFGLLSFRGQSVLQNNITIDGADDNQAFFSEERGRTRAGYSTAQSSIQEFQVNTSNYTVEYGRAVGGVVNSITKSGTNAFHGDLYFRDRDAEWGSKSPTTQLTTITAAGPTTQVIKPKDWRKQYGGGVGGPIIKDKLFFFLAIDKFKRNFPGTGVASSPATFFATPDAALPAGKTCGVSTGAAAPSAVDASNCTLAFNYLGSYSQYAAAVPLYNSGLTGLNSMLGAVPRTGDQNILFPKIDWQINGRNHVAFEVNRLNWASPAGIQTQATNTYGTRSFGDDFVKLTFGIAKLDTVITNNLVNQIRYQYGHDFEYEFAQTPATPYEQSNILTSRGGTYTNPFGLPPNVFITNGFNFGTQTFLQRPRYPDERRWQVAETANWTHGSHNVKFGMDYIHTYDLSQNLRSQYGSYSYTTVGAYLGDLLNGSSANPALVAKAKNYSSYQQAFGPLAFDFVTHDIGIFAQDEWKATRNLSITYGLRYELQLFPPTYPGLPVTGGNFGANAIAATGVMPSDKNNIAPRVGFAWDPFGNGRTSVRGGYGIFFGRTSNSTIYSALTSTGNAVQNAAGIPLSQLTFNYTSTQAGAPSFPAVIGSVGTAGAAPASTYFNPGFQNPYSQQFDLSIQRDLGWHTTLGASYIGALGREMPNFVDANLPTPSTTVTYTVADSTGKGPLANGSKVTTRFYAKGAAATVAAGVNGPNAYASSQRPNPVFGAVTAIVSNASSSYNAVIVEAKHQFTSGLSFNVNYTYAHALDNGVNATTFTSANAYTDPLNPAADYGNSDNNVPHRIVAYAVYQTPKYFHGPVGYALNSWEISPSFAGQSGLPYSLASSGTPTTALGDNGATLSAIGGGINGSNGAFRIANIGRNTYKLPRTMVADLRVSKRFDLRDNMNFELLIESFNIANHYNTTAVTTTGYTLATSATANTLTYGPSFGTRTSVNSNLSYSPRQVQVGARFHF is encoded by the coding sequence ATGATGCAGAACAAAATGATGCGAAGCCTCGCCCTGGCAGCCGTCCTGGCCAGTGCTGCTTCGACAGTCGCTCTGGCGCAGAGCGCCGTAGACGGTGCAGTCGGCGGTACGGTTCACGACGCAACCGGCGCCATCGTGCCAAACGCGCAGATCACCGTCACCAACAATGGCACCAACGCCTCCCAGACGGTCAAGACCGACGACCAGGGCTATTTCCGCGCGCTGCACCTGCAGCCGGGCAGCTACACCATTGAAACCAGTGCACCCGGTTTTGGCGCCTACAAGTCCACGGCAGTTGTCGTTCAGGTCGGCTTGCTGACTAACGTCGACCCGAGCCTGTCCGCTGCCGGTACGACTACGGAAGTCACGGTCACCAGCGAAATCCCGGCGATTAACACTACCTCACCGGACTTCAACACGGTTATCGACAGTCAGATTCTCGGCAACCTGCCAGTGAACAACTACCGCTGGTCCAGCTATGCCGCGCTTACCCCCGGCGTGGTCGCGAACTCGGACGGCTTTGGCCTGTTGAGCTTCCGCGGCCAGAGCGTTCTGCAGAACAACATCACCATCGACGGTGCTGACGATAATCAGGCTTTCTTCTCGGAAGAGCGCGGACGTACGCGCGCCGGTTACTCCACCGCGCAGAGCTCCATCCAGGAATTCCAGGTCAACACCTCGAACTACACGGTGGAATATGGCCGCGCAGTCGGCGGTGTCGTGAACTCCATCACGAAGAGCGGCACCAACGCCTTCCACGGCGACCTGTACTTCCGTGACCGTGACGCGGAATGGGGCAGCAAGAGCCCGACCACACAGCTCACCACCATCACCGCAGCAGGCCCGACGACACAGGTCATCAAGCCCAAGGATTGGCGTAAGCAGTACGGCGGCGGCGTTGGCGGTCCCATCATCAAGGACAAGCTGTTCTTCTTCCTGGCCATCGATAAGTTCAAGCGCAACTTCCCGGGCACCGGAGTTGCGTCCAGTCCAGCAACGTTCTTCGCCACGCCCGACGCGGCACTGCCCGCCGGCAAGACCTGCGGCGTATCCACCGGCGCAGCAGCGCCATCCGCAGTGGACGCCAGCAATTGCACCCTGGCGTTTAACTACCTGGGGAGCTACAGCCAATACGCTGCGGCAGTTCCCCTGTACAACAGCGGCCTTACCGGTCTGAACAGCATGCTGGGCGCCGTGCCCCGTACGGGTGACCAGAACATCCTGTTCCCGAAGATCGACTGGCAGATCAACGGTCGCAACCACGTTGCGTTCGAGGTCAATCGCCTCAACTGGGCATCGCCTGCCGGCATCCAGACGCAGGCCACCAACACCTACGGCACGCGTTCGTTCGGAGACGACTTCGTCAAGCTGACCTTCGGCATCGCCAAACTCGACACCGTCATCACGAACAACCTCGTCAACCAGATCCGTTACCAGTACGGTCACGACTTCGAGTACGAGTTCGCCCAGACACCTGCCACACCATACGAGCAGAGCAACATCCTCACCTCGCGTGGCGGCACGTATACCAACCCGTTCGGACTGCCGCCCAACGTCTTCATCACCAACGGCTTTAACTTCGGCACGCAGACGTTCCTGCAGCGTCCCAGGTATCCCGATGAACGTCGCTGGCAGGTAGCGGAAACGGCGAACTGGACGCATGGTTCGCACAACGTGAAGTTCGGTATGGATTACATCCATACCTACGACCTGAGCCAGAACCTGCGCAGCCAGTACGGCAGCTACAGCTACACCACCGTCGGCGCATACCTGGGCGATCTGTTGAACGGCTCCAGCGCAAACCCCGCGCTGGTCGCTAAGGCGAAGAACTACTCGTCTTACCAGCAGGCTTTCGGTCCGCTGGCATTCGACTTCGTCACGCACGATATCGGCATCTTCGCGCAGGATGAGTGGAAGGCGACCCGCAACCTCAGCATCACCTATGGACTGCGTTACGAGTTGCAGCTCTTCCCGCCGACGTATCCCGGTCTGCCGGTTACAGGCGGCAACTTTGGCGCGAATGCCATTGCGGCAACCGGCGTGATGCCCTCGGATAAGAACAACATCGCACCGCGTGTCGGGTTTGCCTGGGATCCGTTCGGCAATGGCCGTACGTCGGTTCGTGGTGGTTACGGCATCTTCTTCGGCCGCACCAGCAACTCCACCATCTACAGCGCGCTCACCAGCACGGGCAACGCTGTGCAGAACGCCGCCGGCATTCCGCTGTCGCAGTTGACGTTCAACTACACCTCCACGCAGGCTGGCGCACCGTCCTTCCCGGCGGTCATCGGCAGCGTTGGAACGGCAGGCGCCGCACCAGCTTCGACGTACTTCAACCCTGGCTTCCAGAACCCTTACAGCCAGCAGTTTGATCTCTCGATCCAGCGCGATCTCGGCTGGCACACGACCCTGGGCGCCAGCTATATCGGCGCGCTTGGCCGCGAGATGCCGAACTTTGTCGACGCGAACCTCCCCACACCCTCCACGACCGTGACCTACACCGTTGCGGACTCAACGGGGAAGGGACCACTCGCAAACGGCAGCAAGGTCACGACGCGCTTCTACGCCAAAGGCGCTGCGGCGACCGTGGCTGCGGGCGTCAACGGACCCAACGCGTACGCCTCCAGCCAGCGACCCAACCCGGTCTTTGGTGCGGTGACAGCCATCGTCAGCAACGCCAGCTCCAGCTATAACGCAGTGATCGTGGAAGCAAAGCACCAGTTCACCAGCGGCCTGTCCTTCAACGTGAACTATACCTACGCTCACGCACTGGATAACGGTGTGAACGCCACCACGTTCACCAGCGCCAATGCCTACACGGACCCGTTGAACCCGGCTGCTGACTACGGCAACTCGGATAACAACGTGCCGCACCGTATCGTTGCCTACGCTGTCTACCAGACGCCCAAGTACTTCCATGGCCCCGTGGGTTATGCGTTGAACTCGTGGGAGATCTCGCCCAGCTTTGCCGGTCAGAGCGGTCTGCCGTACTCGCTGGCCTCCAGCGGCACGCCGACCACGGCGCTCGGTGACAACGGCGCAACCCTCAGCGCCATTGGCGGCGGCATCAACGGCTCTAACGGCGCCTTCCGCATCGCAAACATCGGCCGCAACACGTACAAGCTGCCCCGCACCATGGTGGCGGACCTGCGTGTCTCCAAGCGCTTCGATCTTCGCGACAACATGAACTTCGAGTTGCTGATCGAAAGCTTCAACATTGCCAACCACTACAACACCACGGCTGTCACGACCACTGGGTACACGCTGGCCACCAGCGCGACGGCCAACACGTTGACCTACGGCCCTTCCTTTGGAACACGCACGTCGGTCAACAGCAACCTGTCCTATAGCCCGCGCCAGGTACAGGTGGGAGCTCGCTTCCACTTCTAA